The sequence below is a genomic window from Sneathiella sp. P13V-1.
GGCGCTGGCAAGATAAAGTGGTACAATATGTTGATACTGACATTTACGCGGAACTGCCGGAGCAGGCACCAGCATTTCAGCGGCAACAGATTAGTAGTGCAATACAGCTGAATGGTGTTGCGGACTTAGAGTCAAACACATCCTTGATTAAACATGTTGAAGAAATAGCTACTCCAGACATGATTGAAAAATGTCTTGCGTTGCTCGGCGAAAAGGACTGGGTAATGTTTTTGTCAAAACCGACGCAGTTCTTTGCATTGCATTATGATCAATACTCACAGAATAGACGATATGCGCCTATTTACTGGCCTCTACAAACTCCCTCCGGTTCCTATACTCTATGGGTTTATTATCATCGACTGAACGCGCAAACTCCCTATATCTGCGTTAACAATTTTGTTCAACCAAAGATTGAGAAAACGGAGCAAGATCTCAATAATTTGCGCGGAAAATCGGCTCGTAGTATCCAAGAAGAGAAAGAGCTAGTGAAACTCACTGACCTTTCCAGCGAACTGAGTGATTTTCGTGACGAATTGTTGCGGCTAGCCAAATTCTGGAAGCCCAACCTCAATGATGGCGTACAAGTTACTGCCGCACCGCTTTGGAAGTTGTTCCAACACAAGGCCTGGCAGAAGAAACTGAACGACACCTGGGAAAAGTTAGAGCAGGGCGACTATGACTGGACGCATCTCGCGATGAACTATTGGCCCGAGCGCGTGCTGCGCAAATGCCACCAGGACCGCAGCTTGGCCATCGCCCACGATTTTGAAGACACCTTCTGGCATGAAGTCGAAGTGCCCGTCATGCGAGGCAAAAAGCCTACTGGCGAAACCAAGTTGGAGTGGCAACCCAAGGCACTGACAGACGATGAGCTGGATGCGCTGATCCAGGCGAAGATCAAGGAGATGCGCGCATGAGCATTATGCAGCAGTCCAGCAAGGCCCAGGATCGAACGCTGGGTGTCTGGTTCCAGGCTATCCAACAGGGGCAGGTTAAATTGCCGCGGTTTCAGCGTTATGAAGCCTGGGACCGAGGGCGTATCACCAGCTTTCTCAACACCATTATCAATAACCTTCCGGTTGGCGTAACACTCGCATTGGATGTGGCGGGGGACGAGAAGTTTATCTCTCGCTATATCGTTTCTGCTGATCCCGCCGTGCCCGGAACGGTTACGCAGCACTTGCTTGATGGCCAGCAGCGACTGACTGCGTTCTGGCGCGCGATGCACAACAACTACGAAGATGAAGATTATTTTATCTACCTGCCGGAATTTGATCAGAAGTGGAATCTCTCTGAGGAAATTGAGGTTTACTGCCAGAGCCGCTGGCCTAATAAGGAAGGGGCGTGCCGCCCAGTGTGGGCCGATCGCCCTTCAAAGTGTCTAGAACGAGGTCTGTTTCCCATTGATTTGTTGTGTCCGGGCGATAAAGCGACAGAAGTTGATAAGTGGGTTAACAAGGCAACACTTCATCTTGAGCCAAACGAGGATGATCCAGAAGCGCTCAAGAAATACAAGGTATACACAGCGACCAAGGAAAAGCTGAAACAGGAGATCAATACCCTCCGCGAGCGGGTGACGCACTTCAACCTGCCGTATCTCTCATTGCCCTCCAATACACCAAAAGACGTGGCGCTCCAGGTATTCATTAATATGAATACCAACAGCAAGCCGCTCTCCTTGTACGACATTATCGTTGCCGAAGTGGAGAGTGTAGCGGGCAAGTCCCTGCATGATTTGGAAGAGCACCTGGTCAGCAAGTGCCCCAAGGCGGCGCGCTTTGGCGATGTCAGAAATCTGATATTGGCGACCTCGGCGCTGTTGCAGGAGAAAACGCCCAATAACAAGGGCATGGTCGAGATGGACAAACAGGTGCTGCTCGACAATTGGGAGAAGCTGGAACACGGTCTGGAGCGCATGGCTAATCTGTTGGAAAGCCAGGGTGTCTTTGATGAAGCGCGCTTGCCCACCAGCAACGTTTTGGCGGTCGTCGCGGCAGCCTATGAGCTGGTGCCGGAACATGGCGATTTTGTCGCCAAGGCTGAAAAGCTGTTGCGTGCCTATTTGTGGTCGTCCTTCTTTACCGACCGCTACGAGAATTCCGCCGCCTCCAGGGCCTATGCCGATTTTATTGGTGTGAAGGACAAACATCGTGGCATCAAAGCATTTTTGAGTATGCCAGATTTTGATGAAAAGGCGTTATCCGAAGTGCCTGTCTTCAACCGCAGGGAGCATGAGCTGGCGGACGTAGACGCCCTGATGGCCGCAGGCTGGCCGAAGAAAAAGGGTATTGAAGCTAGAGGAATACTGGCGGTTTCCAATTATTTTGGCGCCCATGACTTTGCTGACAGTAAGCCAGCATCATACGAGAGTATTCAAAACCGCGAATATCACCACATCTTCCCCGATGCGCTACTCTCTGAGGTGGGTATCGACAGTTACTACGCGCTGAACTGTGCCCTGATTACCTGGAAGACCAACCGCATAATCGGTCGCAAAGATCCGCTGGACTACCTGAAAGAACGTGTGCAATGGGCGGATGAACTCGCAGTATCTAACCGGTTGAAAACGCACCTGGTCTCCTTCGACTTGTTGAGCAATGCCCATTACCAAAGCTTGGAGGGTGAAGCACTTAAAACCAAGCTGGAGGAGGATTTTCGCCGGTTTATGCGTGATCGGGCAAAGCTGGTTCACAAGGCGGTGGTTCGTCTTGCTAGTGGTGAGCAGCCTTCGCTGGATTCCATTTGGACGGTGTATTCAGATGAGTCAGCGGTAATTATTCAGCAGGAGGCTTCGAACTGATATGAGTTTTGCAGAGTTCTTCAAAAGCTCGGTGCTGGAAGCGCGGCTTGCGAAATCACAGGTCATGGTGGTGTATGACCCGGAACGGCGCTATCGGGATGTTTGCCTGGAGATGGCGACAGAGAAAAGAGCGGTGGTCGATAGTTCTGAATCGAGCATCATCAGCCGGGCAAAGGCGATAGCTGATCTAGGCAAGCTGGGTGAGCGCCAAATCGAGCAGTTGCTGGTCTATGTGCCGGCCGCCAAGCCGCTAGAAGATGAAGACAAACAAAAAGATCCCTTCGCGTTATATGGCGCGTGTGGCGATGTCTTCCCCAGTGGTGATGGTGATAACTACCTGAGCTTGTGTCTGAAAGCGAAACCCGACCATGCGACACAAGTGCGGGCGGTATTTGATCAAGACCCTAACCCCAGTTTAGCAGTGATTGATGCTATCGGTGGCGGCCTGAACTGGCCCAGTCTGCGTGCCTTGCTCAAGGTTGAGTCTACCCGTGACATTTTGTTCGCACTGTTGGTGCCCAGTGATCTACAGCAAAATGCACTGAAGGAGAGTGATACTTGGGTATCGGAAGCTAAAGCACTTCTGCAGGCCAGTATTGGTTTGGGACTGAAAACTCGTGGTAAGGCCAGGTCGGCCATTGGCGATGAGTTATGGCGCTTTGTGCTGTTCAGTGAGTTTGTCTTTGATCTGCCGGAGGAATTACCACCCAGTTTGCAGGATGTACCGTGTGCTGCAGCGGCGGCACAGCCGCTGATAGAGGATATGTGTGAGCGACTGCGCAGCGACCGACGCACCCAGAATATCTATATCGAACGAGCCGAAACGATTGAGGCAGAGCTGGATCTACCCAGCATTTGTGGGCATATGGCGGATTTGGGCGAACGAGATACCTTCCCGTTTGAGGAACGGACCTTCTTGCAGCGCGCCATGGAGGCTTTGGCACGCGACGATACCGACAAGGTAAAAGCTATTCTTGGGCGCCATGCCCAATCGGTTTGGACCGGTAAAGGCGAGAGTCAGGCGCAATGGGATCTGATTCGCTCAGCATTTTCTCTGATGGAGTGCTGCCAAGATAATGATCGTTTGCTCAGCGAGCATACACGGAGCATGGACCGCCTGATTGATTTGTATGTGAGCCAACTACGGGAAATCGACCGCCTGCATCGCGAGTTTGAGCAAGCGGTCAGTGATTACGATTGGCAGGATGCGCAGGGCATTATGCAGCCGGTTCAACAGCAGGCGCGCAAGCAGTACGGCAAACTGATCGAGAAAGTCCAACTGCTCTTTACAAAGCACCTACAGCATACGGGCTGGCCGGTTGTCGGACGGCTGGCCAATGGCGACGTATTCGATAAGTTGGTGGCACCCAAACTGCAGCAAAGTGGTATCAAAGTCGCTTACTTAATGGTGGATGCCCTCCGTTATGAGTTGGGTGTCGCGCTCGAAAAGCAGCTGGCGGAGGATGGCATGGTTGAACTGAAACCAGCGCTTGCTCAGTTGCCGAGTATTACACCGGTCGGCATGGCTAGTCTGTTGCCAGGTGCCGGTACCGGCCTGCGACTGGTAAAAAATGAAAGTGGCTATACCCCGCATCTCGGCGATCAACCGGTAGCAAACGTTGGTCAGCGGATGGAGATTCTCCGTAAGCGATATGGGCAGCGATTCCAGGAAGGGCGTTTGGAGGAGTTCGTCCGCAATCGGTTCGAGGTTGACGGCGATGTTGAATTGCTGGTGCTGCGCTCAGTAGAGATCGACAGCCACTTCGAAAATCATCCGGATACCGCCCCGACCGAGATCATCAATGCCCTTAAGCGTATTCGGGTGGCTGTACACAAGTTGAAAGATGCGGGCTTCAGCGAAGTCGTGATCGCAACCGATCACGGGTTCTTTATGAACACCCATGCCGGGGCGGGAGACACCTGTAGCAAGTTGCCGGGTGACTGGCTGAACGAACACCAGCGCTGTTTGTTGGGTGACGGGAGTTCCGATAGTCACCACTATCTGTTGAGTGCCGAGAAGGCTGGTATTCGCGGCGACTTCACCAGTATCGCTGGGCCATTGAGTATGGCTTCTTATAAGTCGGGGATGCTCTATTACCACGGTGGTGCCTCGCTACAGGAATGCGTTGTGCCAGTGATTACTCTGCAACTGGACGCTTCAGAGCAGGCGCCGGTCTCCCAGGCGACGGTTTCCTTGAATTACAAGAACGGTGCTAAACGCATCACCACACGCTTGCCCGTGATCGAAATCAGCCTCGATAACCAGGATATGTTCTCAGTGGGCCGTGATTTCGAGATCTTGCTGGAAGCCCACGACAAGAAAGGCGAAGTGGTCGGTGAAGCGAAGCCTGGCGGACTGGTGAATCCCGCTACCGGCACGATCACGCTGAAGCCGGGTGACAAGGTACAGGTCACTTTGAAGATGCAGATGGAATACGAAGGCAAGTTCAAGGTGAAAGCGCTCAATCCGTCCACGATGGTAGCGTTCTGCCAGCTGGACTTAGAGACTGATTATACGGTGTAAGCTATGGATGAATTAGATAAGAAGGTTACGGGTGTATTTGATGGCAAGGTCGTGAGAAAAGACCTGCTCCATCGGATTAAAAAAGGCACCAACGTGCCCACCTTCGTGCTGGAGTTTTTGTTGGCGCGGTACTGTGCCAGCGACGACGAAGCTGAGATCCAGGGCGGATTGGAGGCAGTACTTGAAACCCTGAACGATAACTATGTGCGCCCCAACGAGGCCAACAAAGCACAGTCCAAAGTTGCGACCAAGGGTAAGTACAAATTCATCGATAAAGTACACGTCAACTACGTGGAGAAAGACCGCCGCCATTGGGCGGCCCTGGAAAACTTTGATTCCAGGCGTGTCGCGATCTCTGAAAAATTCTACCGTGACAACGATCGACTGCTACAGGGTGGGTTGTGGTGCGAGGTCTCCATCGCCTACAACGAGATTGAGGACGACGATTACGCGTTCTACATCGAAGACCTGCGCCCGATTCAGCTTAGCCGGTTTAACTTCGAGCAATACTGCGAAGGCAGGGAACAATGCTCACGTGATGAATGGTTCGATATCGTACTGCGATCGGTTGGCTTGGAGCCCAGTAAGTTAACGCACCGGGTCAAAATGCACTTCGTTGCCCGGT
It includes:
- a CDS encoding PglZ domain-containing protein, translated to MSFAEFFKSSVLEARLAKSQVMVVYDPERRYRDVCLEMATEKRAVVDSSESSIISRAKAIADLGKLGERQIEQLLVYVPAAKPLEDEDKQKDPFALYGACGDVFPSGDGDNYLSLCLKAKPDHATQVRAVFDQDPNPSLAVIDAIGGGLNWPSLRALLKVESTRDILFALLVPSDLQQNALKESDTWVSEAKALLQASIGLGLKTRGKARSAIGDELWRFVLFSEFVFDLPEELPPSLQDVPCAAAAAQPLIEDMCERLRSDRRTQNIYIERAETIEAELDLPSICGHMADLGERDTFPFEERTFLQRAMEALARDDTDKVKAILGRHAQSVWTGKGESQAQWDLIRSAFSLMECCQDNDRLLSEHTRSMDRLIDLYVSQLREIDRLHREFEQAVSDYDWQDAQGIMQPVQQQARKQYGKLIEKVQLLFTKHLQHTGWPVVGRLANGDVFDKLVAPKLQQSGIKVAYLMVDALRYELGVALEKQLAEDGMVELKPALAQLPSITPVGMASLLPGAGTGLRLVKNESGYTPHLGDQPVANVGQRMEILRKRYGQRFQEGRLEEFVRNRFEVDGDVELLVLRSVEIDSHFENHPDTAPTEIINALKRIRVAVHKLKDAGFSEVVIATDHGFFMNTHAGAGDTCSKLPGDWLNEHQRCLLGDGSSDSHHYLLSAEKAGIRGDFTSIAGPLSMASYKSGMLYYHGGASLQECVVPVITLQLDASEQAPVSQATVSLNYKNGAKRITTRLPVIEISLDNQDMFSVGRDFEILLEAHDKKGEVVGEAKPGGLVNPATGTITLKPGDKVQVTLKMQMEYEGKFKVKALNPSTMVAFCQLDLETDYTV
- a CDS encoding DUF262 domain-containing protein; the protein is MSIMQQSSKAQDRTLGVWFQAIQQGQVKLPRFQRYEAWDRGRITSFLNTIINNLPVGVTLALDVAGDEKFISRYIVSADPAVPGTVTQHLLDGQQRLTAFWRAMHNNYEDEDYFIYLPEFDQKWNLSEEIEVYCQSRWPNKEGACRPVWADRPSKCLERGLFPIDLLCPGDKATEVDKWVNKATLHLEPNEDDPEALKKYKVYTATKEKLKQEINTLRERVTHFNLPYLSLPSNTPKDVALQVFINMNTNSKPLSLYDIIVAEVESVAGKSLHDLEEHLVSKCPKAARFGDVRNLILATSALLQEKTPNNKGMVEMDKQVLLDNWEKLEHGLERMANLLESQGVFDEARLPTSNVLAVVAAAYELVPEHGDFVAKAEKLLRAYLWSSFFTDRYENSAASRAYADFIGVKDKHRGIKAFLSMPDFDEKALSEVPVFNRREHELADVDALMAAGWPKKKGIEARGILAVSNYFGAHDFADSKPASYESIQNREYHHIFPDALLSEVGIDSYYALNCALITWKTNRIIGRKDPLDYLKERVQWADELAVSNRLKTHLVSFDLLSNAHYQSLEGEALKTKLEEDFRRFMRDRAKLVHKAVVRLASGEQPSLDSIWTVYSDESAVIIQQEASN